The following nucleotide sequence is from Pleurodeles waltl isolate 20211129_DDA chromosome 8, aPleWal1.hap1.20221129, whole genome shotgun sequence.
gactcaagtcagggcattccttggcttgactgggtattacaggaggtttgtgaagggatatggatccattgtgacagccctcactgaactcacctccaagaaaatgcccaagaaagtgaactggactgtggactgccaacaggcctttgacaccctgaaacaagcaatgtgctcagcaccagttctaaaagctccagattattctaagcagttcattgtgcagacagatgcctctgaacatgggataggggcagttttgtcccaaacaaatgatgatggccttgaccagcctgttgctttcattagcaggaggttactccccagggagcagcgttggagtgccattgagagggaggcctttgctgtggtttggtccctgaagaagctgagaccatacctctttgggactcacttcctagttcaaactgaccacagacctctcaaatggctgatgcaaatgaaaggtgaaaatcctaaactgttgaggtggtccatctccctacagggaatggactttatagtggaacacagacctgggactgcccatgccaatgcagatggcctttccaggttcttccacttagaaaatgaagactctcttgggaaaggttagtctcatcctctttcgtttgggggggggttgtgtaaggaaatgcctccttggcatggttgccccctgactttttgcctttgctgatgctatgtttacaattgaaagtgtgctgaggcctgctaaccaggccccagcaccagtgttctttccctaacctgtacttttgtatccacaattggcagaccctggcatccagataagtcccttgtaactggtacttctagtaccaagggccctgatgccaaggaaggtctctaagggctgcagcatgtcttatgccaccctggagacctctcactcagcacagacacactgctaccagcttgtgtgtgctagtgaggacaaaacgagtaagtcgacatggcactcccctcagggtgccatgccagcctctcactgcctatgcagtataggtaagacacccctctagcaggccttacagcccaaaggcagggtgcactataccataggtgagggtaccagtgcatgagcatggtacccctacagtgtctaaacaaaaccttagacattgtaagtgcagggtagccatgagagtatatggtctgggagtctgtcaaacacgaactccacagcaccataatggctacactgaaaactgggaagtttggtatcaaacttctcagcacaataaatgcacactgatgccagtgtacattttattgtaaaatacaccacagagggcaccttagaggtgccccctgaaacttaaccgactatctgtgtaggctgactagttttagcagcctgccacaaaccgagacatgttgctggccccatggggagagtgcctttgtcactctgaggccagtaacaaagcctgcactgggtggagatgctaacacctcccccaggcaggagttgtcacacctggcggtgagcctcaaaggctcacctcctttgtgccaacccagcaggacactccagctagtggagttgcccgccccctccggccaggccccacttttggcggcaaggccggagaaaataatgagaaaaacaaggaggagtcactggccagtcaggacagcccctaaggtgtcctgagctgaggtgactctaacttttagaaatcctccatcttgcagatggaggattcccccaatagggttaggattgtgaccccctccccttgggagaaggcacaaagagggtgtacccaccctcagggctagtagccattggctactaaccccccagacctaaacacgcccttaaatttagtatttaagggctaccctgaaccctagaaaattagattcctgcaactacaagaagaaggactgcccagctgaaaacccctgcagaggaagaccagaagacgacaactgccttggctccagaaactcaccggcctgtctcctgccttccaaagatcctgctccagcgacgccttccgaagggaccagcgacctcgacatcctctgaggactgcccctacttcgaaaagacaagaaactcccgaggacagcggacctgctccaagaaaagctgcaactttgtttccagcaactttaaagatccctgcaagctccccgcaagaagcgtgagacttgcaacactgcacccggcgaccccgactcggctggtggcgatccaacacctcaggagggaccccaggactactctgatactgtgagtaccaaaacctgtcccccctgagcccccacagcgccgcctgcagagggaatcccgaggcttcccctgaccgcgactctttgaacctaaagtcccgacacctgggagagaccctgcacccgcagcccccaggacctgaaggaccggactttcactggagaagtgacccccaggagtccctctcccttgcccaagtggaggtttccccgaggaatcccccccttgcctgcctgcagcgctgaagagatcccgagatctctcatagactaacattgcgaacccgacgcttgtttctacactgcacccggccgcccccgcgccgctgagggtgaaatttctgtgtggacttgtgtcccccccggtgccctacaaaacccccctggtctgccctccgaagacgcgggtacttacctgcaagcagaccggaaccggggcacccccttctctccattctagcctatgtgttttgggcaccactttgaactctgcacctgaccggccctgagctgctggtgtggtgactttggggttgctctgaacccccaacggtgggctaccttggaccaagaactgagccctgtaagtgtcttacttacctggttaacctaacaaatacttacctcccctaggaactgtgaaaattgcactaagtgtccacttttaaaacagctatttgtcaataacttgaaaagtatacatgcaatttttatgatttaaagttcctaaagtacttacctgcaatacctttcaaatgagatattacatgtagaatttgaacctgtggttcttaaaataaactaagaaaagatatttttctatacaaaacctattggctggatttgtctctgagtgtgtgtacctcatttattgtctatgtgtatgtacaacaaatgcttaacactactccttggataagcctactgctcgaccacactaccacaaaatagagcattagtattatctatttttaccactattttacctctaaggggaacccttggactctgtgcatgctattccttactttgaaatagcacatacagagccaacttcctacatatggcaaacgattttattttttaaagtattgcGAAATCACAGATACATATAACATCAAGGCCTCTGTTAGCGTTAGCTTTAACATTTCAGGGTGTAATATGTTGATTTGGCTTCAACCGGGTCTTCGTTAAGAGAGAAAAACAGTGGCTCCACCATGCACATTAACgaaaatgtatgcatgtgtgtaaatcAATAAATAAGGAATTTTATCTGTAGCGGGAGGATCAGGACATACAAATTTTAGATATCCTTTTCAAGGGGGATAAAGATATTGGAGCAAAGTTCTCAAGATAGTTCTGCCTGTATTCATATGTGAgacattttcagttgaaaagtcaaaTTATTGAGTAGAGTGACTATTTCCGAATTTTATATTTGAGCCCTGAATAAGTGATTACTCATGAAACATGTATTGGCTGTTATAAATTACTTTGTATGAGACATCATGGTTGTAATGTATTATTTTGTATGAAAAATCTTGTCATATTGGACATTCATCTGGGACAATGAAAAGACATATCTTGTATTAAACATTCATCCATGACAATAAAAAGATATTTCTATCAAATATTCACAGTTGAAGGACTTTATATTGTCTCTCAGATATCAGTTACATCTTGTTGTTGATAAAAAGTTTGATGATGATGCAATTACCTTAATGAGCCTGGTTTCTGTATATAGCAAGTATGGGGATAGATAAAGGTCAAAGGTGGGACTGCTACCTTCTAACTGCAATTCACGGCTATGACAGTAGGTATTGCAAGGGGGTAACTGCAGCAACATTTCTTGTGTATGTGATGTAAAAGAGCATATAGCTGTTAACCATAGTACACCATCCTTAAAATGCCATGTTTATAAATAGGCTCTTCATTTGAAGTATCAACACAGCAAGGGGACAGAGGTACcaacgggcatatttacaagtccctagtaccTTCCtgcgtcacattagtgtcatttttttaacgctattgtggtgttaggaaggcttttttgtcacaTCGTACTTACAAGCATAGcaccactttgcgccacattatgcctgctccaggcataatgtgtgcaaggggagtgttccggcgctaggaggcctgcaaaaatggcacagtgaaatctacaaaatttcactgtgccattttctgcgtcatgtttaacgcctgctcaaagcagccgttaaaatgacgcacccatagaaacctacggaccctcttgcactttgctgcactagcgtaaaaatatttgacactagtgcagcaaaatgccacaatagcgtaaaaggACGCTTTTGTCCTAACAACCAccgtggtgcaccatattgtaaatacagcacacccacggtgtcgttaggtggggcaggggggaCGCAAGAACACTGGTGTctcagcactgatgcgccagtttcttgtaaatatgcccccaggtgcgtAAACTGTCCGGGAGCCAGGGTACGCAGTCAGAGCTTGTTGGTCACAACCAAAGACCCTGAATAGCCCGGCAAGTGTAGAGAGGTACCGGGCGCAAGACCTGTCCAGAAGCATTGACACTCACCTTTTATGGTGCATGGGCACTGAGTGGCTTTAGTGATGTGATTGACACATATAAGAAGTTCTGTTGGGCTGGAGGGGCCGCAAGATCAAACACTGAATGTATAATAAAACTATGTGATTATGTTCATTACTGTATTTTCATTCATATATAGAGTTAGCGTACTTCAAAGTTTCATGCACCTGAAAACTATAAATTAGCACTGCAGAATTGGACATAGCAAAAGTATTTCCCTGAGTCATCCAGTGTTACTACTTGGAAGGACAATCCTGTAAGTCAGTCCTCACTGCATATAACCATCTTCTGGTTTCAGCGCAAGGAATTGCATTGCTGATCCCGGAACCTGTCATAAATGCCACCGTGGCCCAAAACGTTTTACTCTCAATTGAATATTCATGCGAAGGAAAACCAGCCATCACCTGGCAGTATGTGTCGCAACGAGGAATTCAAAACATTATCTTCTGGAAAGGTGGATTTTACGTGAATGTTTCAAAAGGATACGAGAACAGAGTGCACCACCACGAGAACGGCTCAATTGAACTTACGAGCGTCGGAATAGAGGACAATGGCTTCTACACCGTCATTGTGACTGAAGATGCCGGGGCTTACACACACGCCACCATTGTGCTGAACATCAAAGGTATGtatgcatatatttatttattgggacAATACTGTTGCAATCAGGGAGGGCTCTAAAGCGGTGCGgtcggtgcagctgcacctggtgcgGACCTTGGGTGGGGGCTGTTAGAAATAATACAGGTTTAAGAGCACatcctgcagagttccttgtatttcCAGCAGTTTAGaggcaacaattaaaatgtcaagatatcacTGGAGATTCTTACACCTTGTAATCCCCATTGCATCGTGGAACATTACCTATAGCCTGAATTGTACACGTATAATTCGTTGTCTCTTTAATGGATGTGTGATGCAAAGTGCCCTGacgccctacactggtatgagtagtgctatacaacaaatgaaatgcatgtgagagaggaccTATAGAGAGAatggggcactgttggagggtagtAGTGAGGGTATCTGGGAAGAAAGAGGTCATGAGGGGgcgtgccaaaaaagattgtcgcactgggCTCCATCTGCACTACAGACGGCCCTGGTTACAATACATGTATCATTGGCTTCAGAGAGCTAGAGTAGCCTACAGTGTACAGATGAATGAAGAGAAAAGCAAGAAAGGTGTGGTCCGATAGGATGGACGGAGCTCATATTCAGTGTACTTCCATTCAGTCTTGATCTGAGGTGAGTTCTGTTAGGATGTAAGCCGGAATAGTTCACTTTTAAAGAGTTTCATGAATTGTAAGTGAAAGGGTTCTAATCTCAAGGAAGCTTGAGGACATTCCACAGTCTAGACCCTAGAGTGCCAGGAATATGTCTCCCTAGAATGACTGTTGATGTATTTGGTGGGCAGAAGATGATGAGAGGGTTCTGGCTATAGGGGTTAATTTTTTAATATATTCTGTTTTTTTGCTCAGTAGCCCTTAAGGATGCTGCAGAGAACCTTGAGTTTGTTGGTGGAAGATGGTGGAGATCCTTCATGACACGCTCGATGTGGGCGTTTACGTGGCTGGCTGCTTGGTTTGGTGGCCCTTGTAGTCTAGAAATGAGTTTCACGAGGAGGTCCTTGTACAAGAGGCTGAATCAGTGCAAACGTGCCATGACAAGGGCTCTTGTCAGCTATACCAAGTGAATGGAATGGAGTTCTGGGAGGACTTGGCAgagtagggagagctggaggtcaagACCTTTGACTACAGTGTTGACCTGGGGGGCGAGCAACGGTTCAGAATCAAGGTAGCTTGACGTGCCCCTTTGAATACATCTTGTTGTGTTAAAATCAGTCCTTTCTTCTTCATCTCTTCCAGAGATCTCTTATGAAGATGTATATTTCACAGTCATATCCGTTGCATATCTTGTGGCAGCGACGGTCCTTGTGAGCTGCTTTATCCGGTTTTCAGATAATTGTGTGTATTTATTAAGGAAAAGAAATGCAACTCTACAAGGTAggttttttatttcaaaattcagAATTGCTGCGTCCAGGGTTCCATGAATATGTTTTTAGCATCTGATGAGTTCGGACAAATAGAAGCACTGTCTAGACACAAGTGACACAAGTGATTGGTAAATTGATGTGACGGAAGGCTAATTCTAACAGGTAGATGCACCTACAAGGAATTGTCCCGTTAGAAGAAGAGAAGTTTGTTAAAGAAAATTAGGAACTGAAAACGTTTAGAGAGCAAGAGCATTAATGAATGCATGAGTAGCCCATGCCTGGCTTGTGGGCCTATGCAGGGATACCATTTTTATTAAGAGCGCACATGGAAAAGTGCCGTCTGTATGCTTAGGCAAAAGCCTCTGCCAATCATTGTGTTACTTTTAAAAGCAGGTCTTTGAGGGAACGCTAGTGTCCCTCCTTGTGACCGGACTGACATTGTGTTGGGTTTGCCAGGATGTGGCACACACTGCTTGTCTCCAGGCACCTGTGCTATTTGGCCTATAAATGTAGCTAAACCTACATACACCGTGCCTGGAAGGCATTGAACTTTCACCTCAGATGAATTTACCTGGAAGCAGTAATATCCCATTTCAAATGATATTGTTTAAAAGGTTAGCAGGCAAACATTATTTTAGTCACTCGGTCTTTTCTTTACCTTGGCCAGGGAAATATTGAATTAGGCTTTCTGATGTCTAACTTATTACCCAGAGAAAGCTTCCCAGTGAGGTGAAGGATCTAGGATAATCCATTGAGTTGGAAATTAGTAATGGGGGAGAGACATGGTGTCTCACTGGTCCCGGACACACCACTGGCCTCAGTCACAGGAtatgatttgtgcccctctacctCCTAGTTGACAGATGACCTTTCCTCTGATGTAGCAGGGGAGTGAAATAGATGGTGGCCAGTGTGGCTTCTTCCAGAGCACGGACCATGATGAAACAGAGTAACGAGAAGGTGAATGATGTGCCAGCTCTGTGGTCAACAGTGAGGTTCTGCATCCAGGCGGATAAGGGTCATTGACAGCTGTGGTGGATGGTCATTGCATGCAGGGAGGTGCATGGGTTTGTTATCACTAGGAGACCTAGATTGCTTATTTGCCAAATACTGTTAGTGCCAGGCTATTGGAGAGGGGCTATCGAGGGCATCAAGTGGTGTGCATGGTCCCTACCGACTCTGTTATCAATTAGAAAAGGGGAAGCCAAGTGGAGAGAAACTAAATATTATGGAGCTTGTGGTAGAAAGATTTGTTCTTTCCGTAGACCTGGAGGGATAGAATGTGAGAGGACAGGTTACTGGGGTGCCCACCTGCAGCGGCTCAGGTCACCTACATATCAACATTGTTTTACATGTATCTTAACTAACATTCGACTACCAACTGTAACCCAAAGAGGACTTTAATCATCAGTAAAAGGTTAATGCA
It contains:
- the VSTM5 gene encoding V-set and transmembrane domain-containing protein 5 isoform X2, with translation MIDLFLMRRTCTLPGVYIVLSLTELCLQSQGIALLIPEPVINATVAQNVLLSIEYSCEGKPAITWQYVSQRGIQNIIFWKGGFYVNVSKGYENRVHHHENGSIELTSVGIEDNGFYTVIVTEDAGAYTHATIVLNIKANKIEETELETMVVGG
- the VSTM5 gene encoding V-set and transmembrane domain-containing protein 5 isoform X1; this translates as MIDLFLMRRTCTLPGVYIVLSLTELCLQSQGIALLIPEPVINATVAQNVLLSIEYSCEGKPAITWQYVSQRGIQNIIFWKGGFYVNVSKGYENRVHHHENGSIELTSVGIEDNGFYTVIVTEDAGAYTHATIVLNIKEISYEDVYFTVISVAYLVAATVLVSCFIRFSDNCVYLLRKRNATLQANKIEETELETMVVGG